A region of Vicia villosa cultivar HV-30 ecotype Madison, WI unplaced genomic scaffold, Vvil1.0 ctg.000029F_1_1_1, whole genome shotgun sequence DNA encodes the following proteins:
- the LOC131622305 gene encoding two-component response regulator 24-like, with protein sequence MTSLENFTSKLTALVVDDTDLIRKIHQKMLNSLGVKSEGAKNGKEALEIHSYGKKFDLILMDKDMPIMNGLEATKELRARGICSTIVGVSSHSMEEEIVKFMEAGLDEYQEKPLNKVKLSSILDKIKHNLMSN encoded by the exons ATGACATCACTTGAAAACTTTACATCCAAGTTAACAGCACTTGTTGTAGATGACACTGATCTCATTCGAAAAATTCATCAAAAAATGTTGAATAGTTTAGGAGTGAAAAGTGAAGGTGCGAAAAATGGAAAAGAAGCACTTGAAATTCATAGCTATGGCAAAAAATTTGACCTAATTCTCATGGATAAAGATATGCCTATCATGAATGGCCTTGAG GCAACAAAGGAACTTCGTGCAAGGGGAATTTGTAGCACTATTGTTGGAGTGTCATCACATTCAATGGAAGAGGAAATAGTCAAGTTTATGGAAGCGGGACTAGATGAGTATCAAGAGAAGCCTTTGAACAAAGTGAAACTTAGTTCTATTCTTGACAAGATCAAACACAATCTCATGTCCAATTGA
- the LOC131622276 gene encoding uncharacterized protein LOC131622276, protein MSSSKSVVSCNSYNSNVPTCGCSRPIKMWVANTVKNRNRKFWKCRNAGMDNSCDLFAWDDEITPSEQVCKHCKLAKMKNELVEAMLEKTKVKQAHLKRRISQLKVMLVMSWIVMGVLYTYM, encoded by the exons ATGTCTTCTAGCAAAAGTGTCGTTAGCTGCAACTCCTACAATTCGAATGTTCCTACATGTGGATGTAGTCGTCCTATAAAGATGTGGGTAGCTAACACCGTCAAAAATCGCAACCGAAAATTCTGGAAGTGCAGAAATGCAGGG ATGGACAATAGTTGTGACCTTTTTGCTTGGGATGATGAAATCACACCTTCAGAACAAGTATGCAAACATTGTAAGTTGGCAAAAATGAAGAATGAGTTGGTAGAAGCAATGCTGGAAAAAACCAAGGTGAAGCAGGCTCATTTGAAGAGAAGAATTTCCCAACTGAAAGTGATGTTGGTGATGTCTTGGATTGTAATGGGTGTATTGTACACTTATATGTAA